A DNA window from Rhizobium sp. NLR16a contains the following coding sequences:
- a CDS encoding ABC transporter ATP-binding protein, which produces MTGSVLEIVGVSKRFGANLANDDISMTLAKGEIVALLGENGAGKTTLMSILFGHYVPDAGRILIDGAELPQGKPRAAIRAGVGMVHQHFSLAPNLTVLENVMTGTEGLWSWRSATSAARKKLLAISERFGLTVDPDARLGDLSVGEQQRVEILKALYNDARILILDEPTAVLTNIEAERLFTTLKEMARQGLSLIFISHKLDEVMAAADRIVVLRGGKMVAERRAAETSKAELAELMVGRRVTRPVREPSTPGAIALEADGVTVRTGGVDRLKSVSFRLHQGEILGIIGVSGNGQAALARLLSGTLARSGGDLRLFGEAVGHLGVADVVEAGIGRIPEDRNHEGVIGEMAIWENAVLERIASPTFSRRGLVNRKAGMAFAREIIDGFDVRGGGPATRARLLSGGNMQKLILGRSLYRRPRILIAAQPARGLDEGAVAAVHARLLEARRQGTAVLLISEDLDEVIALADRIQAIVGGRLSPPVDADGADARRLGLMMAGEWQETREADHAI; this is translated from the coding sequence ATGACCGGGTCTGTTCTCGAGATTGTCGGCGTCAGCAAACGCTTCGGCGCCAATCTCGCCAATGACGATATTTCCATGACCCTCGCCAAGGGCGAGATCGTGGCCCTGCTCGGCGAGAACGGTGCCGGCAAGACCACGCTGATGAGTATCCTTTTCGGCCATTACGTGCCGGATGCCGGCCGAATTCTGATCGACGGCGCCGAGCTGCCGCAGGGAAAGCCGCGCGCGGCAATCCGCGCCGGCGTCGGCATGGTGCACCAGCATTTCTCGCTCGCCCCCAATCTGACGGTCCTTGAAAATGTCATGACCGGCACGGAGGGACTATGGTCCTGGCGTTCGGCAACGTCAGCGGCGCGCAAGAAGCTCCTGGCCATTTCCGAGCGCTTCGGCCTCACGGTTGATCCCGACGCTCGCCTTGGCGATCTGTCGGTCGGTGAGCAGCAGCGAGTGGAAATCCTCAAGGCGCTCTACAACGACGCCCGCATCCTCATCCTCGACGAGCCGACGGCGGTGCTGACCAACATCGAGGCCGAGCGGCTGTTCACGACGCTGAAGGAAATGGCCCGCCAGGGCCTGTCGTTGATCTTTATCTCGCACAAGCTCGATGAGGTCATGGCTGCGGCCGACCGCATCGTCGTCTTACGCGGCGGCAAGATGGTCGCCGAACGCAGGGCAGCGGAAACCAGCAAGGCGGAACTCGCCGAACTGATGGTCGGGCGGCGCGTCACACGGCCCGTGCGCGAGCCGTCGACACCCGGGGCCATTGCCCTCGAAGCGGACGGCGTGACGGTGCGCACCGGCGGCGTCGATCGGCTGAAATCGGTCAGCTTTCGGCTGCATCAGGGCGAGATCCTCGGCATCATCGGCGTTTCGGGCAATGGCCAGGCGGCGTTGGCGCGCCTTCTGTCCGGCACGCTGGCGCGCAGCGGCGGCGACCTCAGGCTGTTCGGGGAAGCGGTCGGTCATCTCGGCGTCGCCGATGTCGTCGAAGCCGGCATTGGCCGCATTCCCGAGGACCGCAACCATGAGGGCGTGATCGGCGAAATGGCCATCTGGGAAAATGCGGTGCTGGAGCGCATCGCTTCGCCCACCTTCTCGCGCCGCGGCCTCGTCAACCGCAAGGCCGGCATGGCCTTTGCCCGCGAGATCATCGACGGCTTCGACGTTCGCGGCGGCGGCCCGGCAACCCGCGCGCGGCTGCTGTCCGGCGGCAATATGCAAAAGCTCATTCTCGGGCGCAGTCTATATCGGCGGCCGCGCATCCTGATCGCGGCGCAGCCTGCGCGCGGCCTCGATGAAGGTGCGGTTGCCGCCGTGCATGCGCGCCTGCTGGAAGCTCGTCGGCAGGGGACTGCGGTGCTGCTGATCTCGGAGGATCTTGACGAGGTGATTGCGCTTGCAGACCGCATACAGGCGATCGTCGGCGGCCGGCTGTCGCCGCCCGTCGACGCCGATGGCGCCGACGCCCGCAGGCTGGGGCTGATGATGGCCGGCGAATGGCAAGAGACCCGCGAGGCCGATCATGCGATTTGA
- a CDS encoding alpha/beta hydrolase: MEMTGSTLVAEKIVAFENVQLHTQAFGDPAHPPVLLIMGVMSSMLWWPERFCEELAAQGRYVIRYDQRDTGLSTCYPPGEPDYSFSDLADDAIAVLDGYGIEAAHLVGMSMGGFVAQEAALRHRRRVRTLTVISSSPVGVDGLPSSTKAYKEHSAAAESLDWSDLGTIADFLRRDSAMLAGTRHPHDAEAATALIARDMSRAASFVSAINHFMLLSEDGAATLHASGIDVPVLVIHGTSDPLFPIEHGEAFTCVAPSAELHRLVGGGHEIHDRDIDEMVRIIADRTGF; this comes from the coding sequence ATGGAAATGACCGGGTCAACTCTCGTCGCCGAAAAGATCGTCGCATTCGAAAATGTGCAACTGCACACCCAGGCCTTCGGCGATCCGGCCCACCCGCCCGTATTGTTGATCATGGGGGTGATGTCTTCGATGCTGTGGTGGCCGGAAAGGTTCTGCGAGGAACTCGCCGCACAAGGGCGCTACGTGATCCGCTACGACCAGCGCGACACCGGCCTTTCCACGTGTTATCCGCCGGGCGAGCCGGACTATTCGTTTAGCGATCTGGCCGACGACGCCATCGCCGTTCTCGACGGTTATGGAATTGAGGCCGCGCATCTGGTGGGCATGTCGATGGGCGGTTTCGTGGCGCAAGAGGCCGCATTGCGCCACCGCCGGCGCGTGCGGACACTTACCGTGATCAGCTCGTCGCCGGTCGGAGTCGACGGCCTGCCTTCTTCGACCAAAGCTTACAAGGAACATTCCGCCGCTGCCGAAAGTCTCGACTGGTCGGATCTTGGGACCATCGCCGATTTCCTGCGCCGCGATTCAGCCATGCTGGCCGGCACCAGGCATCCGCACGATGCCGAGGCGGCAACCGCCCTCATCGCACGCGACATGAGCCGCGCCGCGTCCTTTGTCAGCGCGATCAACCATTTCATGCTGTTGAGCGAGGATGGCGCCGCCACGTTGCATGCGTCCGGTATCGATGTGCCGGTTCTCGTAATTCACGGGACGTCGGATCCGCTCTTCCCGATCGAACACGGAGAGGCCTTCACCTGTGTCGCGCCGAGCGCTGAGCTGCACCGGCTTGTTGGTGGCGGGCACGAAATTCACGATCGGGACATCGACGAAATGGTGCGTATCATTGCCGATCGCACCGGGTTCTGA
- a CDS encoding BMP family protein produces MTKDILISRRAVIASGIALGVSGFAPLARAAAPLKVAGIHASPVENAWNSCLHKALQDAAKDGVIEYVFSEGVSGTDYPRAMREYAEQGNKLIIGEAYAVEKEARQVAADYPDTAFVLGSSGEQAGDNFGVFGTWNHDGAYLAGMLAGKMTKSNIVGSVGAIPIPEVNMLINAFAAGVKAVNPNAKHLVSFIGTFFDPPKAREAGLAQIDAGADILFGERIGTADAAKERGIKSVGSLVDYTPRYPDTVFANAMWYFRPILNAAIADVAAGKPVGRNYTSYGLMKEGGSDIVFVKGVAPAEAEAAMEAKRAEIKAGTFEVPKLMEEPK; encoded by the coding sequence ATGACCAAAGACATCCTGATTTCACGCCGGGCAGTCATCGCATCGGGCATTGCGCTTGGCGTCAGCGGCTTCGCCCCGCTGGCCAGGGCTGCTGCGCCGTTGAAAGTTGCCGGCATCCATGCGTCGCCGGTTGAAAATGCCTGGAACTCCTGTCTGCACAAGGCCCTCCAGGATGCGGCCAAGGACGGCGTCATCGAATATGTCTTCTCCGAGGGCGTCTCCGGCACCGATTATCCCCGCGCCATGCGTGAATATGCCGAACAGGGCAACAAGCTGATTATCGGCGAGGCCTATGCGGTGGAAAAGGAGGCGCGGCAGGTCGCGGCCGATTATCCCGATACCGCTTTCGTGCTGGGTTCAAGCGGCGAGCAGGCCGGCGACAATTTTGGCGTCTTCGGCACCTGGAACCATGACGGCGCCTATCTCGCCGGCATGCTGGCGGGCAAGATGACCAAGTCGAACATCGTCGGTTCGGTCGGCGCCATTCCGATCCCCGAGGTCAATATGCTGATCAACGCCTTTGCCGCGGGCGTCAAGGCGGTCAACCCCAATGCCAAGCACCTCGTCTCGTTCATCGGCACCTTTTTCGATCCGCCGAAGGCCCGTGAAGCCGGTCTTGCCCAGATCGACGCCGGCGCCGACATCCTGTTCGGCGAGCGCATCGGCACGGCCGACGCTGCCAAGGAACGCGGCATCAAGTCGGTCGGCTCGCTGGTCGATTACACGCCGCGTTATCCGGATACGGTGTTTGCCAACGCCATGTGGTATTTCCGCCCGATCCTCAATGCCGCGATCGCCGATGTCGCTGCCGGCAAACCAGTCGGGAGGAACTACACGTCTTACGGCCTGATGAAGGAAGGCGGCAGCGATATCGTCTTCGTCAAGGGCGTGGCGCCTGCCGAGGCGGAGGCCGCGATGGAAGCCAAGCGGGCGGAGATCAAGGCCGGCACCTTCGAAGTTCCGAAGTTGATGGAAGAGCCGAAGTAG
- a CDS encoding amidase, translating to MQGDATELAAAIRHGSLSAAEALQISLEAAARHESLGAIAYLDAAMGFAAAHACDRERQSAPGDFAARPFPGVPTLAKDLGGPFAGLPVTAGSRLFERKGGEADSDLASRFRDAGFCLFGLTTSPEFGLSLASEPAIGPVCRNPLDPARTAGGSSGGAAAAVAAGIVAIAHATDAGGSIRVPAACCGLVGLKPTRGAIPGGPSFGNHLAGIASELAVCRSVRDTALIFSRLTGHARGPVADPSPVDTGAGRLRIGLLTDTGSAYPTEGDRLTAVEAAVRVLENDGHVVVPLAWTDFEWSVIASSRAFADIVSVNLAALIEAAVLDESRAEPLTQAFAARGRALSAIMLWNTLSDAVLVSHRLWSLFDRVDCILMPMLAAAPLAIGSFPSDHADTELHLERMAAFAPLACLANISGFPALTLPFGQDQQAMPLPLQLLAPMGHEPRLLSLAARLEAEGRWQHRFPVAGLLS from the coding sequence ATGCAGGGCGATGCGACGGAACTGGCGGCAGCGATCAGGCATGGCAGCCTGAGTGCTGCAGAAGCGTTGCAGATCTCCCTCGAGGCCGCCGCACGGCATGAGTCGCTCGGCGCGATCGCCTATCTCGATGCCGCCATGGGTTTCGCCGCGGCGCACGCCTGCGATCGGGAGCGGCAGAGCGCGCCCGGCGATTTTGCCGCCCGGCCCTTTCCCGGCGTGCCGACCTTGGCGAAAGATCTTGGCGGCCCCTTTGCCGGGTTGCCGGTGACGGCTGGTTCTCGCCTCTTCGAACGAAAGGGCGGCGAAGCCGATTCCGATCTTGCTTCTCGGTTCCGCGATGCTGGCTTCTGCCTGTTCGGCTTGACGACGAGCCCGGAATTCGGCCTTTCGCTCGCCAGCGAACCGGCAATCGGGCCTGTCTGCCGCAATCCGCTCGATCCGGCCCGCACCGCCGGCGGCTCCTCCGGCGGCGCTGCGGCGGCGGTTGCGGCCGGGATCGTCGCGATCGCCCATGCCACCGACGCCGGCGGCTCGATCCGTGTGCCGGCCGCCTGTTGCGGCCTCGTCGGACTGAAGCCGACCCGCGGCGCCATTCCGGGCGGACCATCCTTCGGCAACCACCTCGCCGGCATCGCCAGCGAACTCGCGGTCTGCCGCTCGGTGCGGGATACGGCACTGATTTTCAGCCGGTTGACCGGTCATGCGCGCGGCCCTGTTGCGGATCCCTCCCCTGTCGATACCGGCGCTGGCCGTTTGCGGATCGGCTTGCTGACCGATACTGGGTCGGCCTACCCGACCGAGGGCGATCGGCTCACAGCCGTCGAGGCGGCGGTGCGCGTGCTCGAGAACGATGGACATGTCGTCGTCCCGCTCGCCTGGACCGACTTCGAATGGAGCGTCATCGCCAGCAGCCGCGCCTTCGCCGATATCGTTTCCGTCAACCTCGCCGCGCTCATCGAGGCGGCAGTGCTCGATGAAAGCAGGGCCGAGCCTCTCACGCAGGCTTTCGCGGCGCGCGGGCGGGCACTGTCGGCCATTATGCTCTGGAACACCCTGAGCGACGCCGTCCTGGTGAGCCATCGTCTCTGGTCACTGTTCGACAGGGTCGATTGCATCCTGATGCCGATGCTCGCCGCCGCGCCCCTTGCGATCGGCTCCTTTCCGTCCGATCATGCCGACACGGAACTGCATCTCGAACGAATGGCGGCATTCGCGCCGCTTGCCTGCCTGGCCAATATTTCGGGTTTTCCTGCTTTGACGCTCCCTTTCGGACAGGATCAACAGGCTATGCCGCTGCCGCTGCAGCTCTTGGCGCCTATGGGCCACGAGCCACGCCTTCTGTCGCTTGCCGCACGCCTGGAGGCCGAGGGGCGATGGCAGCACCGGTTTCCGGTGGCGGGATTGTTGTCATGA
- a CDS encoding amidohydrolase family protein, which translates to MFDLIVRNANLPDGRTGIDIGIEGGRIFAVEPNLQAQAGEEIDATGRLISPPFVDPHFHMDATLSLGLPRMNVSGTLLEGIALWGELRPIVTREELVDRALRYCDLAVTQGLLFIRSHVDTSDPRLVTVEAMIEVRERVAPYIDLQLVAFPQDGYYRSPGAIDALNRALDMGVDIVGGIPHFERTMGEGTASVEALCRIAADRGLPVDMHCDETDDPLSRHIETLAAQTIRFGLQGRVAGSHLTSMHSMDNYYVSKLIPLMAEAKINVIPNPLINIMLQGRHDTYPKRRGMTRVRELMDAGLNVSFGHDCVMDPWYSMGSGDMLEVGHMAIHVAQMAGIEDKKKIFDALTVNSAKTMGLSGYGLEKGCNADLVILQARDTLEALRLKPNRLAVIRRGKVIVRSAPRIGELFLDGRPARIDGGLDYAPRY; encoded by the coding sequence ATGTTCGATCTGATCGTCAGAAACGCAAATCTCCCCGATGGCCGCACCGGCATCGATATCGGCATCGAGGGCGGCAGGATCTTTGCCGTCGAGCCCAATCTCCAGGCGCAGGCTGGCGAAGAAATCGATGCAACCGGCAGGCTGATCAGCCCGCCTTTCGTCGATCCGCATTTTCATATGGACGCCACCCTGTCGCTCGGCCTGCCGCGCATGAACGTCTCCGGCACGCTGCTCGAAGGCATAGCACTTTGGGGCGAGCTGCGCCCCATCGTGACGAGGGAAGAACTGGTCGATCGCGCGCTGCGCTATTGCGATCTGGCGGTGACGCAAGGCCTGCTTTTCATCCGCAGCCATGTCGATACCAGCGATCCCAGGCTGGTGACGGTCGAGGCGATGATCGAGGTCCGCGAGAGGGTCGCGCCCTATATCGACCTGCAATTGGTCGCCTTCCCGCAAGACGGCTATTACCGCTCGCCGGGCGCGATCGACGCGCTCAACCGTGCTCTCGACATGGGCGTCGACATCGTCGGCGGCATTCCGCACTTCGAACGGACGATGGGCGAAGGGACGGCCTCGGTCGAGGCGCTCTGCCGTATCGCCGCCGATCGCGGCCTGCCGGTCGACATGCATTGCGACGAAACCGACGATCCGCTCTCGCGCCATATCGAGACGCTGGCCGCGCAAACCATCCGCTTCGGACTGCAGGGACGTGTCGCTGGCTCGCATCTGACCTCGATGCATTCGATGGACAATTATTATGTTTCCAAGCTCATCCCGCTGATGGCAGAGGCTAAGATCAACGTCATCCCCAATCCGCTGATCAACATCATGCTGCAAGGCCGGCACGATACCTATCCGAAACGCCGCGGCATGACCCGCGTGAGGGAGTTGATGGATGCCGGGCTCAACGTTTCCTTCGGGCATGATTGCGTCATGGACCCGTGGTATTCGATGGGATCAGGCGACATGCTGGAGGTCGGCCATATGGCGATCCATGTCGCGCAGATGGCCGGCATCGAAGACAAGAAGAAGATCTTCGATGCCCTGACGGTCAACTCGGCAAAGACGATGGGCCTTTCAGGTTACGGCCTGGAGAAGGGATGCAACGCCGACCTCGTCATCCTCCAGGCGCGCGATACGCTGGAAGCGCTGCGGCTGAAGCCGAACCGACTGGCCGTGATCCGCCGCGGCAAGGTTATCGTCCGCTCGGCGCCGCGCATCGGCGAGCTTTTCCTGGACGGGCGTCCGGCCCGGATCGATGGTGGTCTGGATTACGCGCCGCGCTATTGA
- a CDS encoding ABC transporter permease, whose protein sequence is MMQLFDIIASAGLWAAILRIATPLIFGTLGALLCERAGVLNLGIEGIMTFGAMIGWLSVYHGADLWTGLLIAAIAGGVFGLLHAGLTVTLGLSQHVSGLGVTLFASSFSYYVFRLIVPLANTPPTIVPFQPIAIPVLSTLPFIGPAFFTQTAPTYLAILIALLMAYIIFRTPMGLAIRMTGENPHAAEAQGVNPMKVRYGAVIAGSALMGMGGAFLTLSAFNSFFPTMVQGRGWICIALVVFASWRPGRALFGALLFAFFDAFQLRLQTVLSGLVPYQLFLMTPYILSIAALAVMARRARVPQALMQPYRRGER, encoded by the coding sequence ATGATGCAGCTGTTCGATATCATCGCCTCCGCCGGCCTCTGGGCGGCAATCCTGCGGATCGCCACGCCGCTGATTTTCGGCACGCTCGGCGCCCTGCTCTGTGAACGGGCGGGTGTGCTCAATCTCGGCATCGAAGGCATCATGACCTTCGGCGCGATGATCGGCTGGCTTTCCGTCTATCATGGCGCCGATCTTTGGACCGGCCTGCTGATTGCTGCGATCGCCGGCGGCGTCTTCGGTCTGCTGCATGCGGGGCTGACGGTGACGCTCGGCCTCTCGCAGCATGTCTCCGGTCTCGGCGTCACGCTCTTTGCATCGAGCTTCAGTTATTATGTCTTCCGGCTGATCGTGCCGCTTGCCAATACGCCGCCGACCATCGTGCCGTTCCAGCCGATCGCCATTCCCGTCCTCTCGACGCTGCCTTTCATCGGCCCGGCCTTCTTCACGCAGACCGCGCCGACCTATCTTGCGATCCTGATCGCCCTGTTGATGGCCTACATCATCTTCCGCACGCCCATGGGGCTTGCGATCCGCATGACCGGCGAAAACCCGCATGCTGCGGAAGCCCAGGGCGTCAATCCGATGAAGGTGCGTTACGGCGCGGTCATCGCCGGCAGCGCGCTGATGGGAATGGGCGGCGCCTTCCTGACCTTGTCGGCGTTCAACAGCTTCTTCCCGACCATGGTGCAGGGGCGCGGATGGATCTGCATCGCGCTCGTCGTCTTCGCCTCCTGGCGGCCGGGCCGGGCGCTTTTCGGCGCCCTGCTCTTCGCGTTCTTCGATGCCTTTCAGCTTCGGCTGCAAACCGTGCTGAGCGGGCTTGTGCCCTATCAGCTCTTCCTGATGACGCCCTATATTCTCTCCATCGCCGCGCTTGCCGTCATGGCCCGCCGCGCCCGCGTTCCGCAGGCGCTGATGCAGCCCTACCGCCGCGGCGAGCGCTGA
- a CDS encoding ABC transporter permease produces MRFERREHRPLYLLIATPVIAIIAALALAGILISIAGAPVLDAYWRILTGAFGSRLSATETLTRATPLMLTGLAAAVAFRARLWNIGAEGQFYLGAIAVAAASSKLLGNLPAPILVPLLLLIGAIAGMVLILVPLWLRLRFSVDEVVTSLLINFIAVLFVSMLIDGVLKDPLAFGWPQSQSVSDHAMLPKLIARSRLHIGFSIAIVLAVVVHFVQSRTVFGMQSRAAGLNPAGAVFAGVPLGRTLVKVACLSGGLAGLAGAIEVMGVKGYVTTDLSPGFGYAGIVVAMLANLNPLGVVFAAIFTATMFVGADGMSRGLGIPTYIADVTVALSLLTMLIALFFTQYRIRR; encoded by the coding sequence ATGCGATTTGAGCGCCGCGAGCACCGCCCGCTTTACCTGCTGATCGCCACCCCCGTCATCGCCATCATCGCGGCGCTGGCGCTGGCGGGCATCTTGATCTCGATCGCCGGCGCACCTGTTCTCGACGCCTATTGGCGCATTCTGACCGGCGCCTTCGGTTCGCGGCTTTCGGCGACCGAAACGCTGACACGGGCAACGCCGCTGATGCTGACCGGGCTTGCTGCCGCCGTCGCCTTCCGGGCGCGGCTCTGGAATATTGGCGCCGAGGGCCAGTTCTATCTCGGCGCCATTGCCGTTGCGGCAGCAAGTTCGAAACTGCTGGGCAATCTTCCCGCGCCCATCCTCGTCCCGCTCCTGCTGCTGATCGGCGCCATCGCCGGCATGGTGCTGATCCTGGTTCCGCTATGGCTCAGGCTGCGCTTTTCCGTCGATGAGGTCGTCACCAGCCTGCTCATCAACTTCATCGCCGTGCTTTTCGTGTCGATGCTGATCGACGGGGTTCTCAAGGATCCGCTCGCTTTCGGCTGGCCGCAGTCGCAATCCGTCAGCGATCACGCCATGCTGCCGAAGCTGATCGCCCGCTCGCGCCTGCATATCGGCTTTTCGATCGCCATCGTTCTTGCCGTCGTCGTCCATTTCGTTCAGTCCCGTACGGTGTTCGGCATGCAGTCCCGCGCTGCGGGCCTCAATCCCGCCGGCGCGGTCTTCGCAGGTGTGCCCCTCGGCAGAACGCTGGTGAAGGTCGCCTGCCTCTCGGGCGGGCTTGCGGGGCTTGCAGGCGCGATCGAGGTGATGGGCGTCAAGGGTTACGTGACGACCGATCTGTCGCCCGGTTTCGGCTACGCCGGCATCGTGGTGGCGATGCTTGCCAATCTCAATCCGCTCGGTGTCGTCTTCGCCGCCATTTTCACGGCCACCATGTTCGTGGGCGCCGACGGCATGAGCCGGGGTCTCGGCATCCCGACCTATATCGCCGATGTCACAGTGGCGCTGTCGCTGCTGACGATGCTGATCGCGTTGTTCTTCACCCAGTACAGGATCCGGCGATGA
- a CDS encoding inositol monophosphatase family protein, with product MASSPTSARLSPNASPRLIVLAETVLKAGETARASLRRRTSGEMLAKAPRDYQTEIDVAVERIIVDEMVKAFPEYAIQGEEAVGNRTAGPETPIIYIDPIDGTTNYAWGVPHFGMTISIAEGGRLVAGVVYDAMLDELFSAEIGGGAYLNGERIRCADVADIENVLIGAGLPIPGQVKAVAEETYFDAIKRLMANTAGVRRLGSAALSIAYVACGRLDGFFEDGLSIHDFGASALMVEEAGGIVTRFSGAEVDGRGDILAASKALHPWLKEGFLVNA from the coding sequence ATGGCATCCTCCCCGACTTCAGCGCGCCTTTCCCCGAACGCGTCGCCCCGCCTCATCGTGCTTGCCGAAACGGTCTTGAAGGCGGGCGAGACGGCCCGGGCTTCCCTGCGGCGGCGGACATCCGGGGAAATGCTGGCCAAGGCGCCGCGCGATTATCAGACTGAAATCGATGTCGCCGTCGAGCGTATCATCGTCGATGAGATGGTCAAGGCCTTCCCTGAATATGCCATCCAGGGCGAGGAGGCCGTCGGTAACCGCACGGCTGGGCCGGAGACCCCGATTATCTACATCGACCCGATCGACGGAACGACCAATTACGCCTGGGGCGTTCCGCATTTCGGTATGACGATTTCAATCGCCGAAGGCGGGCGACTGGTCGCCGGTGTCGTCTACGACGCCATGCTCGATGAACTGTTCAGCGCCGAGATCGGCGGCGGCGCCTATCTCAATGGCGAGCGCATCCGCTGCGCCGATGTCGCCGACATCGAAAACGTGCTGATCGGCGCCGGGCTGCCCATTCCCGGCCAGGTGAAGGCGGTTGCGGAGGAGACCTATTTCGATGCCATCAAACGCCTGATGGCCAACACGGCGGGCGTGCGCCGCCTGGGCTCGGCGGCGCTGTCGATCGCCTATGTCGCCTGCGGCCGGCTGGACGGCTTTTTCGAGGATGGGCTCTCGATCCATGATTTCGGCGCTTCGGCGCTGATGGTCGAAGAGGCCGGCGGCATCGTCACGCGGTTTTCCGGCGCTGAAGTCGACGGGCGCGGCGATATCCTCGCGGCCAGCAAGGCGCTGCATCCCTGGCTCAAGGAAGGCTTCCTGGTCAACGCGTGA
- a CDS encoding class I SAM-dependent methyltransferase, which translates to MALDRADFYDAELARHNRHLRIAAGVAPGDLVLDIGCGAGQTTREAARAAPQGKAVGVDTSAEMLEVARRRSAAEGLRNVVFEQADAQFHAFPAAGFDLCISRFGVMFFADPAAAFANIGRAMRPGARLVWMVWQSREHNEWSGAIRQALAPATTVSAGGPNPFSLGNPPIAKDLLSTAGFTSIDFADVREPVFYGPDVDAASEALAGLYLVKDALARTDEPPGKPLQRLRDLLAAHMAPEGVFFDSRAWIITARRATR; encoded by the coding sequence ATGGCGTTGGATCGTGCCGACTTTTACGACGCGGAATTGGCGAGACACAATCGGCACCTGCGTATTGCTGCCGGCGTTGCCCCCGGTGACCTGGTGCTCGATATCGGCTGCGGCGCGGGACAGACGACGCGCGAGGCCGCCCGCGCCGCGCCGCAAGGAAAAGCGGTCGGAGTGGATACATCAGCCGAGATGCTCGAAGTCGCAAGGCGACGGAGTGCTGCGGAAGGTTTGCGAAATGTGGTATTCGAGCAGGCAGACGCGCAATTCCATGCCTTTCCGGCTGCCGGCTTCGACCTCTGCATCAGCCGGTTCGGCGTGATGTTTTTTGCCGATCCGGCGGCGGCATTTGCCAATATCGGCAGGGCGATGCGTCCGGGCGCCCGCCTTGTGTGGATGGTGTGGCAAAGCCGGGAGCATAACGAGTGGTCTGGCGCCATCCGGCAGGCCCTGGCGCCCGCAACTACGGTTTCGGCAGGTGGTCCCAATCCGTTTTCGCTTGGCAATCCTCCCATTGCGAAGGACCTTTTGAGTACCGCAGGTTTTACGTCGATCGATTTTGCCGACGTGCGAGAGCCGGTCTTCTATGGACCGGACGTCGATGCGGCGTCCGAGGCGCTCGCCGGCCTTTATCTTGTGAAGGACGCGCTCGCACGCACCGATGAGCCGCCCGGCAAACCGCTGCAGCGTCTGCGCGATTTGCTGGCGGCGCATATGGCGCCGGAGGGTGTGTTTTTCGACTCCCGCGCCTGGATCATCACAGCCCGCCGCGCGACGAGATAG
- the msrA gene encoding peptide-methionine (S)-S-oxide reductase MsrA: MTEERAVLAGGCFWGMQDLIRRYNGVISTRVGYTGGDVPNATYRNHGTHAEAIEIIFDPARISYREILEFFFQIHDPSTRNRQGNDVGTSYRSAIFYTSPEQERVARDTIADVDASGLWPGKVVTEVVPVSDFWEAEPEHQDYLERIPNGYTCHFIRPGWKLPARQKIA; encoded by the coding sequence ATGACCGAAGAACGTGCAGTGCTCGCCGGCGGCTGCTTCTGGGGCATGCAGGACCTCATCCGCCGCTATAATGGCGTTATTTCGACCCGCGTCGGCTATACCGGCGGCGATGTGCCGAATGCCACCTACCGCAACCACGGCACCCATGCCGAGGCGATCGAGATCATCTTCGACCCCGCCCGGATCAGCTATCGCGAAATCCTCGAATTCTTCTTCCAGATCCATGATCCGAGCACGCGCAACCGCCAGGGCAACGACGTCGGCACGAGCTATCGCTCGGCGATCTTCTACACCAGCCCGGAGCAGGAGCGTGTCGCCCGCGATACGATCGCCGATGTCGACGCGTCCGGCTTGTGGCCCGGCAAGGTCGTCACTGAGGTCGTGCCGGTGAGCGATTTCTGGGAGGCCGAGCCAGAGCATCAGGATTATCTGGAACGGATTCCGAACGGCTATACCTGCCATTTCATCCGGCCCGGCTGGAAGCTGCCGGCCCGCCAGAAGATTGCCTGA